In one Massilia endophytica genomic region, the following are encoded:
- a CDS encoding MgtC/SapB family protein — protein MPLSDFLGAYWSSAEVRTNAVILMNLVGALLLGMLVGYERSYHGRAAGMRTYGLVCMASAALTVIGGYPNFWFGGHANLLISADPTRVIQGIVTGIGFLGAGVIMREGFNISGLTTAASIWAASAIGVLVGVGFYLAAIVLALLSAAIMIYLSRIEAWLPSRHAIAITMRFKEDYEPKEDALRRMALERGYEIAGGSLMIGQDDRGRLEWRFVALALSKRSGSPMSQIAAELRRFEGIEGFQLSHARN, from the coding sequence ATGCCGTTGAGCGATTTCCTGGGCGCCTACTGGTCGTCCGCCGAAGTGAGGACCAATGCCGTCATCCTGATGAATCTTGTCGGGGCGCTGCTGCTTGGCATGCTGGTGGGCTACGAGCGTTCCTATCATGGGCGCGCCGCAGGCATGCGTACCTACGGCCTGGTGTGCATGGCTTCCGCCGCGCTCACCGTGATCGGCGGCTATCCGAATTTCTGGTTCGGCGGCCATGCCAACCTTCTGATTTCGGCCGACCCCACGCGCGTGATCCAGGGTATTGTGACGGGCATCGGCTTCCTCGGCGCAGGCGTCATCATGCGCGAGGGTTTCAATATCAGCGGCCTGACGACGGCGGCCTCCATCTGGGCGGCGTCCGCCATCGGTGTGCTGGTAGGCGTCGGCTTCTATCTCGCAGCCATTGTGCTGGCGCTGCTGAGCGCCGCCATCATGATCTATCTGTCCCGCATCGAGGCCTGGCTGCCTTCGCGCCACGCCATCGCCATCACCATGCGCTTCAAGGAGGACTACGAGCCCAAGGAAGATGCGTTGCGCCGCATGGCGCTGGAGCGCGGCTACGAAATCGCAGGCGGTTCGCTGATGATCGGCCAGGACGACCGTGGCAGGCTCGAATGGCGCTTCGTCGCGCTGGCGCTGAGCAAGCGCAGCGGCTCGCCCATGTCGCAGATCGCCGCGGAACTGCGGCGCTTCGAGGGCATTGAAGGTTTCCAGTTAAGCCACGCAAGGAACTGA
- a CDS encoding molybdopterin-dependent oxidoreductase, with protein sequence MKKRHFLGALATAGALPALHAAPANKRGPVLLTVSGAIAKANRKPFDPQLDQMMHKHKVTFDKAWAFDFAALAALPAQTIRPTLEYDAKVHTLQGPLLTEVVKAAGAALQESGKLVLRAVDGYAAVVPVAQARAQRFIVATHLDGEALALGGLGPLWAVYDADRIPEMASKPLAERFGNCPWGLYHIEVQA encoded by the coding sequence ATGAAAAAACGACACTTCCTGGGCGCGCTGGCCACCGCGGGCGCCCTGCCCGCCTTGCACGCGGCGCCCGCGAACAAGCGCGGGCCGGTGCTGCTGACCGTCAGCGGCGCCATCGCGAAAGCCAACCGCAAGCCCTTCGATCCCCAGCTGGATCAGATGATGCACAAGCATAAGGTCACGTTCGACAAGGCCTGGGCCTTCGACTTTGCCGCCCTCGCCGCCCTGCCCGCGCAGACGATCCGCCCCACGCTGGAATACGACGCAAAGGTACATACCCTGCAAGGGCCGCTGCTGACGGAGGTGGTGAAGGCAGCCGGGGCCGCGCTGCAGGAGAGCGGCAAGCTGGTGCTGAGGGCCGTGGATGGCTATGCGGCCGTGGTGCCGGTGGCGCAGGCGCGCGCGCAGCGCTTCATCGTCGCCACCCATCTGGATGGCGAAGCGCTGGCGCTGGGCGGCCTGGGTCCTCTATGGGCAGTCTACGATGCCGACCGCATTCCGGAGATGGCGTCCAAACCCCTGGCAGAGCGTTTCGGCAACTGCCCATGGGGTCTTTACCACATCGAAGTGCAGGCTTAG
- a CDS encoding outer membrane beta-barrel protein: protein MKKTILALLASTTAFGALSTAHAADNTPYVGIGAVSSEHRYNIPGDTSSGDRKSNEWGGKIFGGVQINPTWAVEAGYTDFGKSDYAYTVGSATGRVESDAKSFYLAGKGSYPVNDQFSLFGKLGVAHNKNDVSGTGLASAVRGDSSRNALYAAVGAEYTVNQKVSLSLEYEHYGKNDIDVGRRKGAVTLGANYNF, encoded by the coding sequence ATGAAAAAGACTATCCTTGCCCTGCTTGCTTCCACGACCGCCTTTGGCGCCCTGTCCACCGCCCACGCCGCCGATAACACGCCATACGTCGGTATCGGCGCCGTCTCGAGCGAACATCGCTACAACATCCCCGGCGATACCAGCTCGGGCGACCGCAAGAGCAATGAGTGGGGCGGCAAGATTTTCGGCGGCGTCCAGATCAATCCGACCTGGGCCGTGGAAGCGGGCTACACCGACTTCGGCAAATCCGACTACGCCTACACCGTGGGCAGCGCCACCGGCCGGGTGGAAAGCGACGCCAAATCCTTCTATCTTGCTGGTAAAGGCAGCTATCCCGTCAACGATCAGTTTTCCCTGTTCGGCAAGCTGGGTGTGGCCCACAACAAGAACGACGTGAGCGGCACCGGACTGGCGTCCGCCGTCCGTGGCGACAGCAGCCGCAATGCACTTTACGCCGCCGTGGGCGCGGAGTATACGGTGAACCAGAAAGTGTCCCTGTCGCTCGAATATGAGCACTACGGGAAGAACGATATCGACGTAGGTCGCCGCAAGGGCGCTGTGACCCTGGGCGCGAACTACAACTTCTAA
- a CDS encoding aminopeptidase P family protein encodes MSHTSVIADRLQALREAMRREGVDAYMVPSADPHLSEYLPAHWKGREWLSNFTGSVGTFIATQHFAGVWTDGRYFTQAETELAGTSVQLMKIPSGASVLYIDWLAETMQSGQTVAVDGAVLGLAIARQLEQALSAKGAKLRTDADLLNQVWKDRPALPDAPVFEHKPPHATRSRAGKLADLRAAMAKQGATHHVISTLDDIAWLFNLRGADVSFNPIFLAHAIVDAQGATLFVLEGKVPADVQASLERDGVKLAPYSQAASALAALPQDAVLLLDPRRLTFGTRQAVPQGVKVVEAINPTTFAKSRKNEDEAAHVRATMEQDGAALCEFFAALEKTLADAQRAPLTEVDIDTRITAARARRPGFVSPSFATIAGFRANGAIMHYRAAPDACSVIEGDGLLLIDSGGQYVGGTTDITRVMPVGRITAEHRRDFTLVLKGMMALSAARFPRGTRGPMLDAIARAPIWAEGIDYGHGTGHGVGFFLNVHEGPQVVSPSAMPEPHTAMEPGMITSIEPGIYRPGKWGIRIENLVLNVPAQETEFGEFLRFETLTLCPIDTRCIEPSLLRADEVQWLNAYHATVLERLRSHVSGDALAWLEERTKPL; translated from the coding sequence ATGTCCCATACCTCTGTTATCGCCGACCGTCTGCAGGCCTTGCGCGAGGCCATGCGCCGCGAAGGCGTGGATGCGTATATGGTGCCGTCCGCGGACCCCCACCTGTCCGAATATCTGCCCGCCCACTGGAAGGGGCGCGAATGGCTGTCCAACTTCACCGGCTCGGTCGGCACCTTTATCGCCACCCAGCATTTCGCGGGAGTCTGGACCGATGGCCGCTATTTCACCCAGGCGGAAACCGAGCTGGCGGGAACGAGCGTGCAGCTGATGAAGATCCCCTCCGGCGCCAGCGTGCTGTATATCGACTGGCTGGCCGAAACCATGCAGTCCGGCCAGACCGTGGCGGTGGACGGCGCGGTGCTCGGCCTGGCCATTGCGCGCCAGCTGGAGCAGGCGCTGTCGGCCAAGGGCGCGAAGCTGCGCACGGATGCCGATCTGCTGAACCAGGTGTGGAAGGACCGCCCAGCGCTGCCGGACGCTCCTGTCTTCGAGCACAAGCCGCCCCACGCCACCCGCAGCCGCGCCGGCAAGCTGGCCGACCTGCGCGCCGCCATGGCGAAGCAGGGCGCCACCCATCATGTGATCTCGACCCTGGACGATATCGCCTGGCTGTTCAACCTGCGCGGCGCGGATGTGAGCTTCAATCCCATCTTCCTCGCCCACGCCATCGTCGATGCCCAGGGCGCGACGCTCTTCGTCCTGGAAGGGAAGGTTCCTGCGGACGTTCAGGCGTCCCTCGAGCGCGATGGCGTGAAGCTGGCGCCTTACTCGCAGGCCGCGTCCGCCCTGGCCGCGCTGCCGCAGGATGCCGTGCTCCTGCTGGACCCGCGCCGCCTCACCTTCGGCACCCGCCAGGCCGTGCCGCAGGGCGTGAAGGTGGTGGAGGCAATCAATCCGACCACCTTTGCCAAGTCCAGGAAGAACGAAGACGAAGCCGCCCACGTGCGCGCCACGATGGAGCAGGATGGCGCCGCGCTCTGCGAATTCTTCGCCGCGCTGGAGAAGACGCTGGCCGACGCGCAGCGCGCTCCGCTGACGGAAGTCGACATCGACACCCGCATCACGGCAGCCCGCGCGCGCCGGCCCGGATTCGTGAGCCCGAGCTTCGCCACCATCGCAGGCTTCCGCGCCAATGGCGCCATCATGCATTACCGCGCCGCGCCCGATGCCTGTTCGGTCATCGAGGGCGACGGCCTGCTGCTGATCGACTCCGGCGGCCAGTATGTGGGCGGCACCACCGATATCACGCGGGTGATGCCGGTTGGCCGCATCACCGCAGAACACCGCCGGGATTTCACTCTGGTCCTGAAAGGCATGATGGCGCTGAGCGCCGCGCGCTTTCCGCGCGGGACGCGCGGACCGATGCTGGATGCGATTGCGCGCGCTCCGATCTGGGCCGAGGGCATCGACTACGGCCACGGCACCGGCCATGGTGTGGGCTTCTTCCTGAACGTGCACGAAGGCCCGCAGGTCGTCTCGCCTTCCGCGATGCCCGAGCCGCATACAGCAATGGAGCCCGGCATGATCACCTCCATCGAACCGGGCATTTACCGTCCGGGGAAGTGGGGCATCCGCATCGAGAACCTGGTGCTGAACGTGCCAGCGCAGGAGACCGAATTCGGCGAGTTCCTGCGCTTCGAAACCCTGACCCTGTGCCCCATCGACACCCGCTGCATCGAGCCTTCGCTGCTGCGCGCCGACGAGGTGCAATGGCTGAACGCCTATCACGCCACGGTGCTGGAGCGCCTGCGTTCGCACGTGAGCGGCGACGCGCTGGCCTGGCTGGAAGAGAGGACCAAGCCCCTATGA
- a CDS encoding serine hydrolase domain-containing protein, producing the protein MADELDSYLKSEMARNHIPGAAVAVLKDGKLVKLAAYGVADLENNVPVSLNSAFQLASTTKLFTSTLLMQLVGEGKIELDAPVSRYIPDTPEGWKNMTVRQLAGHTSGLPRGPVTHDISNAAEAVQAAMKKPLAARPGEVAAYGSDDFSVLTFIIEKVSGKTLQQLYAERFAAQGMETIRFDNAFVEKARIVTTSDIIPNRVTTYQWKQGRQQAYRFHYPTYTYSAGGLFASVKDMAGLLQGISSGKLLAPALQEQMWTPAKLNDGKLAGFAVGWTVSTYRGERLVGHAGGPALADVIYFPARKLGVVVLANQRSMAPVLAHGVANFYLPPSPYLNKPGIADSRPELTQALKPVLNALAQGKAEAASFTGEAKKGLAEINGWLPYELGALPPLSGLLLVEESGNRRVYRAIYGSEHTVRWIVKYDAEGKIEDIETADE; encoded by the coding sequence ATGGCTGATGAACTGGACAGCTATCTCAAGAGCGAGATGGCGCGCAATCATATTCCGGGCGCTGCCGTTGCCGTCCTCAAGGACGGCAAACTGGTGAAACTGGCGGCTTACGGCGTTGCCGACCTGGAGAACAATGTGCCGGTGAGCCTGAACTCGGCCTTCCAGCTTGCCTCCACCACCAAGCTCTTCACCTCGACCCTGCTGATGCAGCTGGTGGGAGAGGGCAAGATCGAGCTGGACGCCCCAGTATCGCGCTACATCCCTGACACGCCGGAAGGCTGGAAGAATATGACGGTGCGCCAGCTGGCCGGCCACACCTCGGGCCTGCCGCGCGGCCCGGTGACCCATGACATTTCCAACGCCGCCGAAGCCGTGCAGGCTGCCATGAAGAAGCCGCTGGCCGCCCGGCCGGGCGAGGTGGCTGCTTACGGCTCGGACGATTTCTCCGTCCTCACCTTCATCATCGAAAAGGTGAGCGGCAAGACCTTGCAGCAACTGTATGCGGAGCGCTTCGCGGCCCAGGGTATGGAAACCATCCGTTTCGACAATGCCTTTGTCGAGAAAGCGCGCATCGTCACCACTTCCGACATCATTCCGAACCGCGTCACCACCTACCAGTGGAAGCAGGGAAGGCAGCAGGCCTACCGCTTTCACTATCCCACCTACACGTATTCGGCAGGCGGTCTCTTCGCCAGCGTGAAGGACATGGCGGGGCTGCTGCAGGGCATCTCGAGCGGCAAGCTGCTGGCGCCCGCCCTCCAGGAACAGATGTGGACGCCAGCCAAGCTCAACGACGGGAAACTGGCTGGCTTCGCCGTCGGCTGGACAGTGAGTACTTACCGTGGCGAGCGCCTCGTCGGCCACGCTGGCGGCCCGGCGCTGGCGGATGTGATCTATTTCCCCGCGCGCAAACTCGGCGTGGTGGTGCTGGCCAACCAGCGCAGCATGGCGCCGGTTCTGGCGCACGGCGTAGCCAATTTCTACCTGCCGCCCTCGCCTTACCTGAACAAGCCCGGCATCGCCGACAGCCGCCCGGAGCTGACCCAGGCACTGAAGCCGGTGCTGAATGCGCTGGCCCAGGGCAAGGCCGAAGCCGCATCATTCACGGGCGAAGCGAAAAAAGGACTCGCGGAAATCAATGGCTGGCTCCCCTACGAACTGGGTGCGCTGCCGCCGCTGAGCGGCCTGCTGCTGGTGGAAGAATCGGGCAACAGGCGAGTCTACCGCGCCATCTATGGCTCGGAGCACACGGTGCGCTGGATCGTGAAATATGACGCCGAAGGCAAGATCGAAGACATCGAAACCGCCGATGAGTAA
- a CDS encoding DUF924 family protein has product MIVTAQDVLDFWFLPIGAKGHNAQRMEWFRKDDAFDREIQRQFGGVIEEALSGGLRRWSDEGTQGSLARIIVLDQFTRNVFRDTPKAFAGDELALEAARMLDDSGANQTLPPVQRAFSYMPFEHAEDLAMQERAVELFEMLNATAGGYESMLDYAKRHRDVIRRFRRFPHRNAILGRESTPEEIEFLKQPGSRF; this is encoded by the coding sequence GTGATCGTCACCGCACAGGACGTACTCGATTTCTGGTTTCTGCCCATTGGCGCAAAAGGCCACAACGCCCAGCGCATGGAATGGTTCCGCAAGGACGATGCCTTCGACCGCGAGATCCAGCGCCAGTTCGGCGGCGTGATCGAAGAGGCGCTGTCGGGCGGCCTGCGGCGCTGGAGCGACGAGGGTACGCAGGGTTCCCTGGCACGCATCATCGTGCTGGACCAGTTCACCCGCAACGTCTTCCGCGATACGCCGAAAGCCTTTGCGGGCGACGAGCTCGCGCTGGAGGCGGCGCGAATGCTGGACGATTCGGGCGCCAACCAGACCCTCCCGCCGGTGCAGCGCGCCTTTTCCTATATGCCTTTCGAGCATGCAGAGGACCTGGCGATGCAGGAGCGCGCCGTCGAACTCTTCGAAATGCTGAACGCGACGGCGGGCGGCTACGAGAGCATGCTCGATTACGCGAAGCGGCACCGCGATGTGATCCGCCGCTTCCGCCGCTTCCCGCACCGTAACGCCATCCTCGGCCGCGAATCGACGCCGGAAGAAATCGAATTCCTCAAGCAGCCCGGTTCCCGCTTCTGA
- a CDS encoding alpha-ketoglutarate-dependent dioxygenase AlkB family protein — protein sequence MDLFSTVNQLTPIPVEDGELAFLPQLPLALPNDEVLRLLLDETAWREEMITVWGKRHLQPRLSAWYGEARYTYSGKTFDPLPFTPLQLAIKAAAEEVTGRRYNSVLLNCYRNERDSMGFHSDNEPELGPEPSIASVSFGASRTFILKHKRLPRTVKLDLTDGSLLHMAGPLQANWRHGINKETRPCGLRVNLTLRHIY from the coding sequence ATGGACTTGTTCTCTACCGTCAATCAACTGACGCCCATTCCCGTTGAGGACGGCGAACTGGCTTTCCTTCCCCAGCTCCCGCTTGCCTTGCCGAACGATGAAGTGCTGCGCCTGCTGCTCGATGAAACGGCCTGGCGCGAGGAGATGATCACGGTCTGGGGCAAGCGCCACCTTCAGCCACGGCTCAGCGCCTGGTACGGCGAAGCCCGCTACACCTATTCCGGCAAAACCTTCGATCCCCTGCCTTTCACGCCGCTGCAGCTGGCCATCAAGGCCGCTGCCGAAGAGGTCACGGGCCGCCGCTACAACAGCGTGCTCCTGAATTGCTACCGCAACGAGCGCGACAGCATGGGCTTCCACAGCGACAACGAGCCGGAGCTGGGGCCGGAGCCTTCCATTGCTTCGGTGAGCTTCGGCGCCAGCCGCACTTTCATCCTCAAGCACAAGCGCCTGCCGCGTACCGTCAAGCTGGACCTGACCGACGGCAGCCTGCTGCACATGGCGGGGCCGCTTCAGGCCAATTGGCGGCACGGCATCAACAAGGAGACGCGGCCCTGCGGCCTGCGGGTCAACCTGACTCTCCGCCACATTTACTAG
- a CDS encoding alpha/beta fold hydrolase: protein MQRLSGRNRNLLLAAGALTAAYLVVRSKTRQVEAEHPPSGKFIAVNGLRLHYQERGSGPAVVLLHGNGATSQDFRLSGLFDQLAYEHRVIAIDRPGFGYSERPRDKIWTPEAQAAVLAEALRLLDVRQAIVLGHSWGAMVALAMGLDHPGLVRGLVLLSGYYYPSMRMDVALSAPALPVVGDLLSHTLAPLLSRAMWPALTRRVFSPRPVDAAFRRWPKWMSLRPKQLRVEAAETALMIPSAARLHERYGSLTMPVAIFTGDGDKMISPSHQAERLHRELEQSELHVVPHTGHMVHYVAQDAIAAAVRSITEQRPGIDYPQPASTEEPRTLH from the coding sequence AGACGCGGCAGGTGGAGGCCGAGCATCCCCCGAGCGGCAAATTCATCGCGGTCAACGGCCTGCGCCTGCACTACCAGGAGCGGGGCAGCGGGCCGGCCGTGGTGCTGCTCCACGGCAATGGCGCCACCTCCCAGGACTTCCGCCTGAGCGGCCTGTTCGACCAGCTCGCCTACGAGCATCGCGTCATCGCCATCGACCGGCCGGGCTTCGGCTACAGCGAGCGTCCCCGGGACAAGATCTGGACGCCGGAAGCGCAGGCCGCGGTACTGGCCGAGGCGCTGCGCCTGCTGGATGTGCGGCAAGCCATTGTGCTGGGCCACTCATGGGGCGCGATGGTGGCGCTGGCCATGGGGCTGGACCATCCGGGCCTGGTGCGCGGCCTCGTGCTGCTGTCGGGCTACTACTACCCCAGCATGCGCATGGACGTAGCCCTGTCGGCTCCTGCGCTGCCCGTCGTTGGCGACCTCCTCAGCCACACCCTTGCGCCCCTGCTGAGCCGGGCGATGTGGCCCGCGCTGACCCGGCGCGTCTTCAGCCCGAGGCCGGTGGACGCGGCGTTCCGGCGCTGGCCCAAGTGGATGTCGCTGCGGCCGAAGCAGCTGCGCGTCGAGGCGGCCGAAACGGCGCTGATGATCCCCAGCGCCGCCCGCCTGCACGAGCGCTACGGCAGCCTGACGATGCCCGTCGCCATCTTTACCGGCGACGGCGACAAGATGATATCCCCGAGCCATCAAGCCGAGCGCCTGCACCGCGAGCTGGAGCAAAGCGAGCTGCACGTGGTGCCGCACACAGGGCATATGGTCCACTATGTGGCGCAGGACGCCATCGCCGCCGCCGTGCGCAGCATCACCGAACAGCGCCCGGGCATCGACTACCCCCAGCCCGCCTCCACGGAAGAGCCCCGCACCCTCCACTAA
- a CDS encoding Rossmann-like and DUF2520 domain-containing protein: MPTLAIIGAGHVGRTLGRLFHESGAFTVQDVLARSAASAAAGTLFIGAGQACSSYSQLRKADVYLLAVTDDQIVSACEALAGAVPLQGSVVFHCSGALASDRLSAARDAGALVASVHPIRSFADVEAVAAHFAGTFCGVEGEEPALAVLLPALERIGARPVRIDASAKTVYHAAAVFASNYLVTVLDAALRAYQAAGIPEDVARELARPLAEESMRNVFRLGPAPALSGPIARGDMATVQRQQQALAAWDAATGALYAALVPPTQDLASRKR; encoded by the coding sequence ATGCCCACGCTCGCCATCATCGGCGCAGGCCATGTCGGCCGCACGCTGGGCCGCCTGTTCCACGAATCCGGCGCCTTCACGGTGCAGGATGTCCTGGCCCGCAGCGCCGCTTCGGCCGCCGCAGGCACGCTCTTCATCGGCGCGGGCCAGGCCTGCTCCAGTTATTCCCAATTGCGCAAGGCAGATGTGTATCTGCTGGCCGTGACGGACGACCAGATCGTCAGCGCCTGCGAAGCGCTCGCCGGCGCCGTGCCGCTGCAAGGCAGTGTGGTCTTCCACTGCAGCGGTGCGCTGGCCTCTGACCGGCTTTCGGCCGCGCGCGATGCCGGCGCCCTTGTCGCCAGCGTCCACCCGATCCGCAGTTTTGCGGACGTGGAAGCCGTGGCAGCGCATTTCGCGGGCACGTTCTGCGGCGTGGAAGGCGAGGAGCCGGCCCTCGCCGTGCTGCTGCCCGCGCTGGAGCGGATCGGGGCGCGTCCGGTGCGCATCGACGCATCCGCCAAGACGGTCTATCACGCCGCTGCGGTCTTCGCCAGCAACTACCTGGTCACCGTGCTGGACGCCGCGCTGCGCGCCTACCAGGCGGCCGGTATTCCCGAAGACGTGGCGCGCGAACTGGCCCGCCCCCTGGCCGAGGAATCGATGCGCAATGTCTTCCGCCTCGGCCCCGCGCCCGCGCTCAGCGGCCCGATAGCGCGCGGCGACATGGCCACCGTGCAGCGCCAGCAGCAGGCCCTCGCGGCATGGGATGCCGCAACGGGGGCGCTCTACGCCGCCCTCGTTCCGCCAACCCAGGACCTCGCTTCACGCAAGCGCTGA